A genomic stretch from Anaerolinea thermophila UNI-1 includes:
- a CDS encoding YbjN domain-containing protein: MKTILSVLEDFFQNDDWNYVRLEDTTILNTAFQGQNGRYECFAQAREQQHQCVFYSVSPLKVPPEKRHVVMEFITRANYGMVVGNFELDLSDGEVRYKTSLDVEDVDFTPTMVRNLVYPNLLIMDRYFPGVMRVVYGGLTAEEAIQEIER, from the coding sequence ATGAAAACTATTTTGTCAGTCCTCGAAGATTTTTTCCAGAACGATGACTGGAATTATGTGCGTCTGGAAGATACCACTATTCTCAACACAGCTTTTCAGGGGCAAAATGGACGCTATGAATGCTTTGCCCAAGCGCGCGAGCAACAGCATCAATGCGTGTTTTACTCCGTGTCCCCCCTCAAAGTCCCCCCTGAAAAGCGCCATGTGGTGATGGAGTTCATCACCCGTGCCAATTACGGCATGGTGGTGGGAAATTTCGAACTGGATTTGAGCGACGGCGAAGTGCGCTACAAAACCAGTCTGGACGTTGAGGACGTTGATTTTACTCCCACAATGGTGCGCAACCTGGTTTATCCCAATTTGCTGATTATGGACCGCTATTTTCCCGGAGTGATGCGAGTGGTGTATGGTGGACTCACTGCTGAAGAAGCCATTCAGGAAATCGAACGATAA
- a CDS encoding lysophospholipid acyltransferase family protein, translated as MNRIYHIINSRAAYQAAMGLGRTLPPVVGYALADLLSGLMSRMPHLALVRAVRLNQWIVHDRQVDSRQLDRLVRETLRSAARAVYDFAHWKDHPQVLKKVVRVEESFRQVAEKARRREHGVILALPHMTNPDLLGWVSAPLFGRLTAIAPNRLMEGYQVQNQLRRQVGIEVIPGSLEAVRTALARLREGEAVVFGVDRPYADSAFRPRFFGLPAALPVAHVRVALKLDLPIYVVGAALKEDKQISLWATEYRLHRLPNPQEEILVNAERVLEVVMDNIRQYPVQWNMTFPVWPDWMERVP; from the coding sequence GTGAACCGCATTTATCACATCATCAACAGCCGTGCCGCGTATCAGGCGGCGATGGGTTTGGGCAGGACATTGCCGCCGGTCGTGGGTTATGCCCTGGCAGATTTGCTTTCGGGACTGATGAGCCGCATGCCGCATCTGGCGCTGGTGCGCGCGGTGCGCCTGAATCAGTGGATTGTCCACGACCGCCAGGTGGATTCCCGCCAACTGGATCGCCTGGTGCGCGAGACTTTGCGCAGTGCCGCCCGCGCGGTGTACGACTTTGCCCACTGGAAAGACCATCCTCAGGTGCTGAAAAAGGTCGTGAGGGTAGAGGAAAGTTTTCGCCAGGTGGCAGAGAAAGCCCGTCGGCGCGAACATGGGGTCATTCTGGCGCTCCCGCACATGACCAACCCCGATCTGCTGGGCTGGGTTTCGGCGCCGCTGTTCGGGCGGCTCACTGCCATCGCACCCAACCGCCTGATGGAGGGTTATCAGGTACAGAATCAACTGCGCCGCCAGGTGGGCATTGAGGTCATCCCCGGATCGCTGGAAGCGGTACGCACCGCGCTTGCCCGTCTGCGCGAAGGGGAGGCGGTGGTTTTTGGGGTAGATCGCCCGTATGCCGACAGCGCCTTTCGCCCGCGCTTTTTTGGACTTCCTGCCGCTCTGCCGGTAGCCCATGTGCGCGTAGCCTTGAAACTAGATTTGCCGATTTACGTGGTAGGCGCGGCTCTGAAAGAGGATAAGCAAATTTCTCTCTGGGCGACCGAATACCGCCTTCATCGCCTGCCCAACCCGCAGGAAGAGATTCTCGTCAACGCCGAGAGGGTGCTGGAGGTGGTGATGGATAATATCCGCCAGTATCCAGTACAATGGAATATGACCTTTCCGGTCTGGCCCGACTGGATGGAGCGAGTCCCATAA